The nucleotide sequence GATCACGCGAAAGCGAACGAGGCAGCACGGTATGGACGCGAGTTCCACGGCAGCGGCGCGGGAGGCGGTTGCGGGCGAAAGCGCGCTGACGCTCGTCCCGACCTTCGTCGTCGTGGCCGTGGATGCCACGGGGATGGGCATCATTCTGCCGCTGCTGCCGTTCTATTCGCAGCGGCTCGGCGCCACGCCATTCATGATCGGCGCGCTGATCTCGGCCTATGCGGTCTGCCAGCTCATCGCCGGCCCCGTGGTCGGCATGCTCTCGGACCGCTATGGCCGCCGGAACGTTCTGGTCGTGAGCCAGATCGGGACCTTCGTCGGCTTCGTCCTGCTCGCGCTCGCCGGCAACCTGACGCTGGTGTTTTTGGCGCGCATCATCGACGGCTTGACCTCAGGCAACATTTCGGTCGCCCACGCCTATGCCGCCGAGCACAGCCCGCCCGCAACGCGCAAGCAGGCGCTTGGCATGACCAGCGGCGCGATCGGAACGGGGCTGCTGGTCGGTCCTGCGCTGTCGAGCCTCCTCGTCCACTACGGGGAAACTGCGCCGGTATGGGCCGCAGCCGCGCTCTCCTTGATCAGCATTCTCGCGACGATCGCCCTGCTTCCGCCGGACCATCCGGCCTCCGAGCCGCTCTATCAGCACCGTGTGCCCGAGCCGACGCTAACCCGCTCCGTGCTCGGCGTGCGCTACGCCTGGCGCCTGCTCGGCCTGCT is from Bradyrhizobium sp. ISRA430 and encodes:
- a CDS encoding MFS transporter translates to MDASSTAAAREAVAGESALTLVPTFVVVAVDATGMGIILPLLPFYSQRLGATPFMIGALISAYAVCQLIAGPVVGMLSDRYGRRNVLVVSQIGTFVGFVLLALAGNLTLVFLARIIDGLTSGNISVAHAYAAEHSPPATRKQALGMTSGAIGTGLLVGPALSSLLVHYGETAPVWAAAALSLISILATIALLPPDHPASEPLYQHRVPEPTLTRSVLGVRYAWRLLGLLIVFFFVNSMFLSQIGLFLSARFTWDGHPFGARELGWMFAYAGFINMVVQGLLITRANLIASDRSLVIAAFAGMGLGFAGLAAASSIGLLAIELTLIIVGTMFARSTLTAELSRSTAINRQGMIMGLNQSLMSGANISAPLVSGALIGHRLFVAWALGMAAIAAIGAALAGQLLDTPRTR